From Paenibacillus polymyxa, the proteins below share one genomic window:
- a CDS encoding phosphotransferase: METFSTNEIIQADLMETFHRFFGLNIIESVPIQRGWLNLKWKIATNNGTFLLKQYNKQRYKYYNFDDLLRAFSQQKRLHGLGLACPRLLNHEGQVFMESERRERFLVMEFCPGTLVAPGKANVYQLYELGKATGKMHCLLNDGTLRSKNTPKLVLSSRKERLAHWDSVWKQAKEADKKELLADIETQRKATEMVNIEMIDALTPGWAHRDLWADNVLFNNDMLSAILDFDRLDYDYPQLDIARAVMSFAWDKQLKLPLVSAFMAGYREERTMIEGSLTRSLQWLWYMESVWWINVNMDEHSVPIRFAKEMNWLARNYKVLPDLLADM; this comes from the coding sequence TTGGAAACATTCTCAACAAATGAAATCATTCAGGCTGATCTAATGGAAACATTTCATCGATTTTTCGGTTTAAATATAATTGAATCTGTGCCCATCCAACGAGGGTGGTTAAATCTAAAATGGAAAATCGCCACGAACAATGGGACTTTTTTATTAAAACAATATAATAAACAAAGATATAAATATTATAATTTTGATGATCTTTTGAGGGCGTTTTCTCAACAAAAAAGATTGCACGGGCTTGGTCTGGCCTGTCCACGGTTATTAAATCATGAGGGGCAGGTTTTTATGGAATCTGAACGGAGAGAACGCTTCCTAGTGATGGAATTTTGTCCAGGTACACTGGTTGCACCAGGGAAGGCTAATGTTTACCAATTATATGAGCTAGGCAAGGCAACTGGAAAAATGCACTGCTTGTTAAACGACGGTACGCTTAGGAGCAAAAATACCCCGAAACTTGTGCTTTCCAGCCGTAAGGAACGTTTAGCACATTGGGATTCAGTATGGAAACAAGCGAAGGAAGCTGATAAAAAAGAGCTTTTGGCTGATATCGAAACCCAGCGTAAAGCAACAGAAATGGTTAATATCGAGATGATAGATGCACTTACGCCCGGTTGGGCCCATCGTGACCTTTGGGCGGACAACGTCCTGTTTAACAATGATATGCTCAGTGCAATTCTGGATTTTGATCGACTAGATTATGACTATCCACAGTTGGATATTGCCCGAGCAGTCATGTCTTTTGCTTGGGATAAGCAGTTAAAACTTCCCCTTGTTTCAGCATTTATGGCGGGGTACAGGGAAGAGCGTACGATGATAGAGGGCAGTTTAACAAGATCATTACAATGGCTGTGGTATATGGAAAGTGTTTGGTGGATCAACGTCAATATGGACGAACATTCTGTGCCTATCCGATTCGCTAAAGAAATGAACTGGCTTGCTAGAAATTATAAAG
- a CDS encoding ABC transporter substrate-binding protein has product MRKKSIFMLATLMLVLSVFVSACGGNNTEGNTASTSGDKQESTATGETRSFKTVKGDIQIPAKPQRIVTDFYGGELLSVGANVVGVEPTAFQNPFLTDLLKEKGTKEVGDPTNLEKTLELKPDLIVVMKDTNYEALSKIAPTLYIPYGTTTNIYDTVKLFGDITGEKEKAEQFIAAFDKKAAEGRARLKGVIDEKATFGLYELTDKNALWIFGDNAGRGGQAVYNALKLNMPKKTANSKEQTVQLSMEVLPQYDADYMFLTTYDPDKKGTALKQLKSSAVWGNLPAVKNNRVFFNDFDTYYRYDPIAITGQIDMIVDMLVEREKENKVKK; this is encoded by the coding sequence TTGAGGAAAAAATCGATATTTATGCTGGCTACTTTGATGCTTGTATTGTCTGTATTTGTCAGCGCATGCGGCGGAAATAACACTGAAGGTAATACCGCTTCAACTTCAGGAGATAAGCAAGAATCCACTGCTACTGGAGAGACGAGAAGCTTTAAAACGGTTAAAGGGGATATTCAGATTCCCGCTAAGCCACAGCGTATTGTAACGGATTTTTACGGCGGAGAGCTGCTGTCCGTGGGTGCTAACGTGGTGGGGGTGGAGCCGACTGCGTTTCAAAATCCTTTTCTGACTGATTTGCTAAAGGAAAAAGGAACCAAAGAGGTGGGTGATCCTACCAATTTGGAAAAGACGCTGGAACTCAAACCCGATCTGATTGTGGTTATGAAGGATACGAATTATGAAGCTTTGTCTAAAATTGCACCTACCCTGTATATTCCGTACGGCACCACGACTAATATCTATGATACGGTCAAGCTGTTCGGCGATATCACTGGGGAAAAGGAGAAGGCTGAGCAATTTATTGCCGCCTTTGATAAAAAGGCTGCTGAAGGCCGCGCTCGTCTGAAAGGTGTTATTGACGAAAAGGCAACTTTCGGGTTGTATGAGCTGACGGACAAAAACGCACTTTGGATCTTTGGCGACAATGCAGGACGAGGCGGACAAGCCGTATACAATGCGCTCAAACTGAACATGCCGAAGAAGACAGCTAATTCCAAGGAACAAACTGTACAGCTTTCAATGGAGGTACTGCCGCAGTATGACGCAGATTACATGTTCCTGACAACCTATGATCCAGACAAAAAGGGAACCGCGCTTAAGCAACTGAAATCGTCCGCTGTGTGGGGCAATCTGCCTGCGGTGAAGAATAATAGAGTGTTCTTTAATGATTTTGATACGTACTATCGCTATGATCCGATCGCTATTACCGGACAGATTGATATGATTGTGGATATGCTGGTTGAAAGAGAGAAAGAAAATAAAGTTAAAAAATAG
- a CDS encoding winged helix-turn-helix transcriptional regulator produces MRNRKGGFGECTAGNDQACPVEYTLDVIGGKWKGIILYHLMYGTKRFSDFRRICPGITQRMLTLQLRELEEDGVVHREVYQQVPPKVEYSLTEFGETLIPIINLMKDWGEEYKTKQRSPESSPSAT; encoded by the coding sequence ATGCGCAATCGGAAAGGCGGTTTTGGTGAATGTACCGCTGGGAATGATCAGGCGTGTCCTGTTGAGTACACGTTGGATGTGATTGGGGGCAAGTGGAAAGGGATTATTTTATACCATCTCATGTATGGGACTAAGCGATTTAGTGATTTTCGGCGGATCTGCCCGGGAATTACCCAGCGTATGCTGACACTCCAATTGCGCGAGCTGGAAGAGGACGGTGTCGTTCATCGTGAAGTCTACCAGCAGGTTCCGCCTAAGGTTGAATACTCTCTCACCGAGTTTGGAGAAACACTCATCCCGATTATTAATCTGATGAAGGATTGGGGAGAAGAATATAAAACAAAACAGCGATCACCGGAAAGCAGCCCTTCAGCAACCTAG
- a CDS encoding NAD(P)H-dependent oxidoreductase translates to MEILTTTKDQILSAYKFRHATKEFDNHKKISDSDFEFILETGRLSPSSFGFEPWKFVVVQSKDMREKLLPYSWGATKQLPTASHFVLILSRLPKDMVASSDYIKNMMVNVQQLPAEVMQGKEKVYDAFLKSDFALEENERAMFEWACRQTYIALGNMMTAAAQIGIDSCPIEGFNKQEIERILSEEGIMDAEHFGISCMVAFGYRLNEPRDKTRRPVDQIVEWV, encoded by the coding sequence ATGGAAATCTTAACAACCACTAAAGATCAAATCTTGTCTGCATACAAGTTCAGACATGCTACAAAAGAATTTGATAATCATAAGAAAATTAGCGATTCCGATTTTGAGTTTATTCTTGAAACCGGTCGTTTATCCCCAAGCTCGTTTGGCTTTGAACCCTGGAAATTTGTTGTCGTCCAAAGTAAAGATATGCGTGAGAAGCTGCTGCCCTATTCTTGGGGGGCCACAAAACAGTTGCCAACAGCAAGCCATTTCGTACTTATTCTCTCCAGATTGCCTAAAGATATGGTAGCTTCATCCGATTATATCAAGAATATGATGGTAAACGTGCAGCAATTACCTGCTGAAGTGATGCAAGGCAAAGAGAAGGTATATGACGCCTTCCTAAAATCAGATTTTGCGCTTGAGGAAAATGAAAGAGCTATGTTCGAGTGGGCATGCCGACAAACCTATATCGCACTGGGCAATATGATGACTGCCGCAGCTCAAATCGGCATTGATTCCTGCCCTATTGAAGGTTTTAATAAACAAGAAATTGAACGCATCCTCTCCGAAGAAGGCATTATGGATGCCGAGCATTTCGGTATTTCTTGTATGGTGGCTTTTGGATACCGCCTGAACGAGCCGCGCGACAAAACTCGGCGACCTGTAGATCAGATTGTGGAGTGGGTATAA